One genomic region from Sphingomicrobium aestuariivivum encodes:
- a CDS encoding DUF5801 repeats-in-toxin domain-containing protein, whose product MASITINGDVTLDESDGYQDGTGTWPTGEDNNDDDYRLVDTGDLTEDPEDPPNLINAADSMEEEAADFYMRLFDGGELALGDPAKDFADGIGVGKSASNFVQVSSGGSNITALGFVDGNGDPYDPYIAGSTTITDGVLAPFTTIDDEAIYLFRDVDSGLGDQMVLGVDTNGDIVLAIYLDPAENLESARVWTVQFEALKNGDDTSVDEAVTLFDAIGVGASISTEFDFEFLPSGQNLFGIVGDASSAVVIIGRDPDIDADGEFTNASNTINTSQGGGPTTIGVNNQMFNGGNPIGEGGYFAFVEGANPSYTATGEPGDLDQNEADDADNIDFTNRKEVDGGFFKISQTQGNDPVSIQLTLWNGNDADGQAFVNALEGNNYGAAVMVTSIVVKDAAGNPITNGTMGVSWSIDGSGVATINGLEANYIVEWSSGGTLHDAVLIEAISGKFDIGLIGINEPSSITQDIGAELRFEDDGPGPVIELKGGVVLVDETTGQNAGEDENTSFGKNQTILTDLFDEVLTPENPGDPISIYGTDGAGSTAWTLGLDPTGTGESGLFDSLTGQKIKLFEITDTKVGGYILTDELDPTSAKIWCFEVEIIFDWDPDGPDFGDDPVDVVQLNVMRAVKHPDATDPDEPYDPDPANNAALTIAEGEILAWLTKTDADGDEEAVSLDIGGILYFEDDAPTAGLTLKNGAKVLVDESIGENGAPETEPAGTLGKITVAGATIFNDTSVAGNDGEKSRVFTLKLTDGDGSDSGVDDTDTGQSIWLYKSGADVVGLVGSGGAADPAGAMAFKIEINSTDGSLTLTQYRALIHGNTADPDEAGAPLALSNLKVEAEVTITDNDDDPDTASVDISPIIQFEDSGPSIGSIANSTVDFAVGSYGPVTLNGAVGSDPNPNTVNSTANRYVLTDWEGKTGGDVTYGDITLRAFANASNTEVKYWYDADGDGYGDADDVLYFTLSLNQAGAGSYSFAVNAAPQPPKAFDFSNLPSGQNIFGMLEDGGEGLVIIAKEPNFDGDGELTKDSNTINTSKGGGDVTIGSNNQMIDPGEGVYFTLVIGPNPAYSNQGLDSNEADDVDNIEFTSRKDVKATFLDVVQVQGNSPATMLIKAFNFGNNAGPANDAGSRLFATSTGDDANGGLADPGAMGVALAKITVLHIDPGTGVQTVMAVYSSAPVGSEINISTIHVGNNGYELPDIDEDYRIIIETNGTDEFDQVYVEGVAGKFDIGGFGTLESPPIPDLVLGFTAKITDGDGDSASDSWYVGVDGTGDFDDDNVVFPASLAPASASLAEEGVPEMGLLVLDPDDDLVLI is encoded by the coding sequence ATGGCCAGCATCACCATCAACGGCGACGTAACTCTCGACGAAAGCGACGGCTACCAGGACGGCACTGGAACGTGGCCGACCGGCGAAGACAATAACGACGATGATTATCGTCTCGTCGATACCGGTGACCTGACCGAAGACCCCGAAGATCCGCCCAACCTCATCAACGCCGCGGATTCGATGGAAGAAGAAGCGGCAGACTTCTACATGCGTCTCTTCGACGGCGGCGAACTCGCTCTTGGCGACCCGGCCAAGGATTTCGCCGACGGTATCGGCGTTGGCAAGAGCGCGTCCAACTTCGTCCAGGTCTCGTCTGGCGGTTCCAACATTACCGCGCTGGGGTTCGTGGATGGCAATGGCGATCCCTATGATCCCTACATTGCCGGGTCGACGACCATCACCGATGGCGTTCTGGCTCCTTTCACGACGATCGACGACGAAGCTATCTATCTCTTCCGCGACGTCGATAGCGGCCTGGGCGACCAGATGGTCCTGGGTGTCGATACGAATGGCGACATTGTCCTCGCCATCTATCTGGACCCTGCCGAAAATCTCGAAAGCGCTCGTGTCTGGACAGTCCAGTTCGAAGCGCTGAAGAATGGCGATGATACGAGTGTCGATGAAGCAGTGACGCTCTTCGATGCCATCGGCGTGGGTGCCTCCATCAGCACCGAATTCGACTTCGAATTCCTGCCCTCGGGCCAGAACCTGTTCGGCATCGTCGGTGACGCCTCCTCGGCTGTGGTGATCATTGGCCGCGATCCGGATATCGACGCGGATGGCGAATTCACCAACGCGAGCAACACGATCAACACCTCGCAGGGCGGTGGCCCCACCACCATCGGCGTGAACAACCAGATGTTCAACGGTGGCAACCCGATCGGCGAAGGTGGCTATTTCGCCTTCGTCGAAGGGGCCAATCCCAGCTACACCGCCACGGGCGAGCCGGGTGATCTCGACCAGAACGAGGCCGACGACGCCGACAATATCGACTTCACCAACCGTAAGGAGGTCGATGGCGGTTTCTTCAAGATCAGCCAGACACAGGGCAACGACCCCGTCTCGATCCAACTCACCTTGTGGAACGGCAATGACGCCGATGGCCAGGCATTCGTGAACGCGCTCGAAGGCAACAATTACGGTGCCGCCGTCATGGTAACCTCCATCGTGGTCAAGGATGCCGCCGGCAATCCGATTACCAATGGGACGATGGGCGTCAGCTGGTCGATCGATGGCAGTGGTGTCGCCACGATCAATGGCCTTGAGGCCAATTACATCGTCGAATGGTCGAGCGGTGGCACCCTTCACGATGCCGTCCTCATCGAAGCGATCAGCGGCAAGTTCGACATCGGCCTCATCGGCATCAACGAGCCCTCGAGCATCACCCAGGATATCGGTGCCGAGCTTCGTTTCGAAGATGATGGCCCCGGGCCGGTCATTGAACTGAAGGGTGGCGTCGTGCTGGTCGATGAAACCACCGGCCAAAATGCTGGCGAGGATGAAAATACATCCTTCGGGAAGAACCAGACGATCCTCACCGACCTGTTCGATGAAGTGCTGACACCGGAAAATCCCGGAGATCCGATTTCCATTTACGGCACGGACGGTGCGGGCAGCACGGCCTGGACGCTCGGCCTCGATCCGACCGGTACCGGGGAATCGGGGCTGTTCGACAGCTTGACCGGCCAGAAGATCAAGCTTTTTGAGATCACCGACACCAAGGTCGGCGGCTACATCCTCACCGATGAGTTGGACCCGACCTCCGCGAAGATCTGGTGCTTCGAGGTCGAGATCATCTTCGACTGGGATCCCGACGGCCCCGACTTCGGCGATGATCCGGTCGACGTCGTGCAACTCAACGTCATGCGGGCCGTCAAGCACCCCGATGCCACGGACCCCGACGAACCCTACGATCCCGATCCTGCCAACAATGCGGCGCTGACCATCGCCGAAGGCGAAATCCTCGCCTGGCTGACCAAGACCGACGCCGACGGCGATGAAGAGGCGGTTTCGCTCGACATCGGCGGCATCCTCTACTTCGAGGATGATGCCCCGACCGCTGGCCTGACGCTCAAGAATGGCGCCAAGGTGCTGGTCGATGAATCGATCGGCGAAAATGGTGCGCCCGAAACCGAACCTGCCGGCACGCTCGGCAAGATCACGGTCGCCGGTGCCACCATCTTCAACGACACTTCGGTGGCGGGCAATGACGGCGAGAAATCACGCGTCTTCACGCTCAAGCTGACCGACGGTGACGGCTCCGACAGCGGCGTCGACGACACCGACACCGGCCAGAGCATCTGGCTCTACAAGTCGGGCGCGGATGTCGTCGGCCTCGTGGGCAGCGGCGGTGCCGCCGATCCGGCGGGCGCCATGGCCTTCAAGATCGAGATCAATTCGACTGACGGCAGCCTCACGCTGACCCAATATCGGGCGCTCATCCACGGCAATACCGCCGATCCCGACGAGGCCGGCGCGCCGCTCGCCCTCTCGAACCTCAAGGTCGAGGCGGAAGTGACGATCACCGACAATGACGATGACCCCGACACGGCATCGGTCGACATCAGCCCGATCATCCAGTTCGAGGATAGCGGGCCGAGCATCGGCTCGATCGCCAACAGCACGGTCGACTTCGCGGTCGGCAGCTATGGCCCCGTGACCCTCAATGGCGCGGTCGGTTCGGATCCCAATCCGAACACCGTCAACTCGACGGCCAACCGCTATGTGCTGACCGACTGGGAAGGCAAGACGGGCGGCGATGTCACCTATGGCGACATCACGCTCCGGGCCTTCGCCAACGCCAGCAATACTGAGGTCAAATATTGGTATGACGCCGATGGCGACGGCTATGGAGATGCGGACGACGTCCTCTACTTCACCCTGTCGCTCAACCAGGCCGGTGCGGGCAGCTACAGCTTCGCGGTCAACGCCGCGCCGCAGCCGCCCAAGGCCTTCGACTTCAGCAACCTGCCGTCGGGCCAGAACATCTTCGGCATGCTCGAGGATGGCGGTGAGGGCCTCGTGATCATCGCCAAGGAGCCCAATTTCGACGGCGATGGCGAGCTGACCAAGGACAGCAACACCATCAACACCTCCAAGGGTGGTGGTGATGTGACCATCGGGTCGAACAACCAGATGATCGATCCCGGCGAAGGCGTCTACTTCACGCTCGTGATCGGCCCCAATCCGGCCTATTCGAACCAGGGACTGGATTCGAACGAGGCCGACGATGTCGACAATATCGAATTCACCTCCCGCAAGGACGTGAAGGCGACCTTCCTCGATGTCGTCCAGGTGCAGGGCAACAGCCCGGCGACCATGCTCATCAAGGCGTTCAACTTCGGCAACAACGCCGGTCCCGCCAATGATGCCGGAAGCCGCCTGTTCGCCACCTCGACCGGCGACGATGCCAATGGCGGGCTGGCCGATCCCGGTGCAATGGGTGTCGCCCTCGCCAAGATCACGGTCCTCCACATCGATCCCGGTACGGGAGTGCAGACGGTGATGGCGGTCTATTCCTCGGCGCCGGTGGGATCGGAGATCAACATTTCGACCATCCACGTGGGGAATAACGGCTACGAATTGCCCGACATCGACGAGGACTATCGGATCATTATCGAGACCAACGGTACCGATGAATTCGACCAGGTCTATGTCGAGGGTGTCGCAGGCAAGTTCGACATCGGCGGCTTCGGCACGCTGGAATCGCCGCCGATCCCCGACCTCGTGCTCGGCTTCACTGCCAAGATCACCGACGGTGACGGCGATAGCGCCAGCGACAGCTGGTATGTCGGGGTCGACGGGACCGGTGATTTCGACGACGACAATGTCGTCTTCCCCGCCTCGCTCGCCCCTGCCTCGGCGAGCCTCGCCGAAGAGGGTGTGCCCGAGATGGGCCTCCTCGTCCTCGATCCCGACGATGACCTCGTCCTGATCTGA
- a CDS encoding FMN-binding glutamate synthase family protein has translation MTTTETILNYLAIGFIWLLGIGVLAVAVLFVIDVSQRTDTVRRNFPVIGRFRHLFSRLGEFFRQYFFAMDREEMPFNRAQRDWVDRAASGKGDVRPFGSTKNLQPVGTPIFVNAAWPTLDEDAVEAAPLLIGPGARRPYEAPSFFNMSSMSYGSLSKPAVRALSLGTAKAGCWMSTGEGGLAPAHLEGGGDIVFQLGTAKYGARNDDGSLNEEKLKAIAAHEEVRMIELKLAQGAKPGKGGILPADKVTAEIAEIRGIPEGRDSISPNRHPEISNDEELLDFIDRLRRVSGLPVGIKTVLGDDCWLDGFFEAIMRRGKESAPDFITIDGGDGGTGAAPMPLMDNVGMVIHEALPLAVDLRAKHGLTERIRIVVSGKLITPSDIAWALAAGADFINAARGFMFAIGCIQAMKCHTNNCPTGVTTHKKRLQRGLVPEEKSERVAHFVDQMRKEVGVIAHSCGVASPRDLQRHHVRIVCPDGRTRRMDAMHPDPVRQS, from the coding sequence GTGACGACAACCGAGACCATCCTCAACTATCTCGCCATCGGCTTCATCTGGCTGCTCGGCATCGGCGTGTTGGCGGTGGCGGTGCTGTTCGTGATCGACGTCAGCCAGCGGACCGACACGGTGCGGCGCAACTTCCCCGTGATCGGGCGCTTCCGCCACCTGTTCAGCCGGCTCGGCGAATTCTTCCGGCAATATTTCTTCGCGATGGACCGCGAGGAAATGCCCTTCAACCGCGCCCAGCGCGACTGGGTCGATCGCGCCGCCTCGGGCAAGGGCGACGTGCGCCCGTTCGGCTCGACCAAGAACCTCCAGCCGGTGGGCACGCCGATCTTCGTCAACGCGGCCTGGCCGACGCTCGACGAGGATGCGGTGGAGGCCGCGCCGCTGCTGATCGGGCCGGGGGCGAGGCGCCCCTATGAGGCGCCGAGCTTCTTCAACATGAGTTCGATGAGCTACGGTTCGCTGTCCAAGCCCGCCGTGCGCGCGCTGTCGCTCGGCACGGCCAAGGCGGGCTGCTGGATGTCGACGGGGGAAGGGGGGCTGGCGCCCGCGCATCTCGAGGGCGGGGGCGACATCGTCTTCCAGCTTGGCACCGCCAAATATGGCGCGCGCAATGACGATGGCAGTCTCAACGAGGAGAAATTGAAGGCGATCGCCGCGCATGAGGAAGTGCGGATGATCGAGTTGAAGCTCGCCCAAGGGGCCAAGCCCGGCAAGGGCGGCATCCTGCCCGCCGACAAGGTGACCGCCGAGATCGCCGAGATCCGCGGCATCCCCGAGGGCAGGGACAGCATCTCGCCCAATCGCCATCCCGAGATTTCGAACGACGAGGAACTGCTCGACTTCATCGACCGGCTGCGCCGCGTGTCGGGGCTGCCGGTGGGGATCAAGACCGTGCTCGGCGATGATTGCTGGCTCGACGGCTTCTTCGAGGCGATCATGCGGCGCGGCAAGGAGAGTGCGCCCGATTTCATCACCATCGACGGGGGCGATGGCGGGACCGGCGCGGCGCCGATGCCGCTGATGGACAATGTCGGCATGGTCATCCACGAGGCGCTGCCGCTGGCAGTGGACCTGCGCGCCAAGCACGGGCTGACCGAGCGCATCCGGATCGTCGTGTCGGGCAAGCTGATCACCCCCTCGGATATCGCCTGGGCGCTGGCGGCGGGCGCCGATTTCATCAATGCGGCGCGCGGTTTCATGTTCGCCATCGGCTGTATCCAGGCGATGAAGTGCCACACCAACAATTGCCCGACCGGCGTGACGACCCACAAGAAGCGGCTCCAGCGCGGGCTGGTGCCCGAGGAGAAGTCCGAGCGGGTGGCGCATTTCGTCGACCAGATGCGCAAGGAAGTGGGGGTGATCGCGCACAGCTGCGGGGTGGCGAGCCCGCGCGATCTCCAGCGCCATCACGTGCGCATCGTCTGTCCCGACGGGCGGACGCGGCGGATGGACGCGATGCATCCCGACCCGGTGCGGCAAAGCTAG
- a CDS encoding fatty acid desaturase, whose amino-acid sequence MERDAALRQTSIGLLLAALIIGAWAGGHVAAVWVLVAWEQPWLAIALFLVQTWLSVGLFIIAHDAMHGSLAPGAPRVNRLVGRVALRLYMGFSFDRLHPKHHAHHDHVGTEGDPDFDAANPTNLPRWYATFMGRYLDWYVFWVTGAIVITYGAILYAVGGWERLAHILFWAGPSLAASMQLFYFGTYRPHRHVEGEAFADHHNSRSNDFPVWGSLLSCFHFGYHHEHHLHPGTPWWRLPRVRQRTKNAS is encoded by the coding sequence ATGGAACGTGACGCCGCCCTCCGCCAGACCTCGATCGGCCTCCTGCTTGCCGCGCTGATCATCGGCGCGTGGGCGGGCGGGCATGTCGCGGCGGTGTGGGTGCTCGTCGCATGGGAGCAGCCGTGGCTCGCCATCGCGCTCTTCCTCGTCCAGACGTGGCTGTCGGTGGGGCTGTTCATCATCGCCCATGACGCGATGCACGGCTCGCTCGCGCCCGGCGCGCCGCGGGTCAACCGGCTGGTCGGGCGGGTGGCGCTCCGGCTCTATATGGGGTTCAGCTTCGACCGGCTCCATCCCAAGCATCACGCGCATCACGACCATGTCGGCACCGAGGGCGATCCCGATTTCGATGCCGCCAATCCGACGAACCTGCCGCGCTGGTACGCCACTTTCATGGGGCGCTATCTCGACTGGTATGTCTTCTGGGTCACGGGGGCGATCGTCATCACCTATGGCGCGATCCTTTATGCGGTCGGCGGCTGGGAGCGGCTGGCGCATATCCTGTTCTGGGCGGGCCCCTCGCTTGCCGCCTCGATGCAGCTCTTCTATTTCGGCACCTATCGCCCGCACCGCCATGTCGAGGGCGAGGCCTTTGCCGATCATCACAATAGCCGGTCGAACGACTTTCCGGTGTGGGGCAGCCTGTTGAGCTGTTTCCATTTCGGCTATCATCACGAACATCACCTTCATCCCGGCACGCCCTGGTGGCGCCTGCCGCGGGTGCGGCAACGGACGAAGAACGCCTCATGA
- a CDS encoding sterol desaturase family protein, which translates to MSFDFLSTFPVWQGLLIAFGVVAAMELTAYAVHRWVMHGALGWGWHASHHEKTHGLFEKNDLYAVVFAGLAIVMFTVGALGPVWLWYVGLGTTLYGILYFIAHDGLVHQRWPFRIVPKSGYAQRLYQAHRLHHAVDGRDGCVSFGFLYAPPVRVLKEQLKRNHPRGVREPEDVPELQTGA; encoded by the coding sequence ATGAGTTTCGACTTTCTCTCGACCTTTCCCGTCTGGCAGGGGCTGCTGATCGCTTTCGGTGTGGTCGCTGCCATGGAGCTGACGGCCTATGCGGTGCATCGCTGGGTGATGCACGGGGCGCTGGGCTGGGGCTGGCATGCCTCGCACCACGAGAAAACACACGGCCTGTTCGAGAAGAACGACCTCTACGCCGTCGTCTTCGCGGGGCTGGCGATCGTCATGTTCACGGTGGGGGCGCTGGGGCCGGTGTGGCTGTGGTATGTCGGGCTCGGCACGACGCTCTACGGCATCCTCTATTTCATCGCGCATGACGGGCTGGTGCACCAGCGCTGGCCGTTCCGGATCGTGCCCAAGTCGGGCTATGCGCAGCGGCTTTACCAGGCGCACCGGCTGCATCATGCGGTCGACGGGCGCGATGGCTGCGTGTCCTTCGGTTTCCTCTACGCCCCGCCGGTGCGGGTGCTGAAAGAGCAGCTCAAGCGTAACCATCCACGCGGCGTGCGCGAACCGGAGGATGTCCCCGAACTCCAGACAGGTGCGTGA
- the msrA gene encoding peptide-methionine (S)-S-oxide reductase MsrA has product MRPFALALLSSLALAACGSASASGYEKVPAARLVIENDAASETAVFAGGCFWGVEAVFEQVKGVRSAVSGFSGGASRKVSYRQVVSGGTGHAEAVKVVFDPRIVSYAELMRVYFSVIADPTQLNRQGPDVGPHYRTAFFPMDARQERQARAFIAQLGRAGVYDSPIVTRIEDWSHFIPAATYHQDFARKNPRHPYIVRHDAPKVAAFRRLFPELRR; this is encoded by the coding sequence ATGCGACCCTTTGCCCTTGCCCTTCTTTCCTCCCTCGCGCTGGCCGCCTGCGGGTCGGCATCGGCGAGTGGCTATGAGAAGGTGCCGGCGGCAAGGCTGGTGATCGAGAATGACGCGGCCAGCGAGACGGCGGTGTTCGCCGGTGGCTGTTTCTGGGGCGTCGAGGCGGTGTTCGAACAAGTGAAGGGCGTGCGCTCGGCCGTGTCGGGCTTTTCGGGCGGCGCGTCGCGCAAGGTCAGCTACCGTCAGGTCGTGTCGGGTGGCACCGGGCATGCGGAGGCGGTGAAGGTTGTCTTCGATCCGCGCATCGTCTCCTATGCCGAACTCATGCGGGTCTATTTCTCGGTGATTGCCGATCCCACCCAGCTCAACCGGCAGGGCCCCGATGTCGGCCCGCATTATCGGACTGCCTTCTTCCCGATGGATGCGCGGCAGGAACGACAGGCGCGCGCCTTTATCGCACAGCTCGGGCGGGCAGGGGTCTATGACAGTCCGATCGTGACGAGGATCGAGGATTGGTCGCATTTCATCCCGGCCGCGACCTACCATCAGGATTTCGCGAGGAAGAACCCGCGCCATCCCTATATCGTGCGCCACGACGCGCCAAAGGTGGCGGCCTTCAGGCGACTTTTTCCCGAGCTTCGCCGCTAA
- a CDS encoding BCCT family transporter — protein MDHPEQQRAEGTRAHRPEDDFPIEPPLTHLPIKTHDRGFYEGFSRAVTVPAKVTVSLLILWAIFFPVSANETLGAANSAIIGRFGGWYVYLVAALMLVCFLLALAPRSGSLTIGLPGEKPEFSRLSWFAMLFGAGIGIGMLTYSTGEPLAHFTNNPEIIAGTISPASTEAVIPAYRYTFLHWGLAAWCTYALVGLAIGYVAYRRDLPLTVRSALAPLFGTRMSGLGGHVVDVVAVVATILGVAVTMGLGVEQFVAGLDRVGFGDWLVEDGSATLPAIVLALVVLVGASTISALTGVGRGIKWLSNINMGLSFALLALFAVAGASLFALELLGAGILDYLRHLPELSLRIYGDDGSEIATAQRQWQLDWSIFYWAWWIAFAPFVGMFIARISRGRTIREYVFGVVLVPSLICFIWMTLAGGTAISLELSGEAGGRILDTALSDQLYATIAVLLDPGVAAIVSGLIVFLLLTYLVTSVDSAILIINTINGAGETEGQRRRHIIFWGAALAFMVGSMLVLGGIDAIRTTMILGALPFSFVVAIMAVAIVKAVVWDLRRKHHGVSTTATTDEWTENTPPRDGAD, from the coding sequence ATGGACCATCCCGAACAGCAGCGCGCAGAGGGCACGCGCGCGCACCGGCCCGAAGACGATTTCCCGATCGAACCGCCACTGACGCATTTGCCGATCAAGACCCATGATCGCGGTTTCTATGAGGGGTTCAGCCGTGCGGTCACGGTGCCCGCCAAGGTCACCGTGTCGCTCCTCATCCTCTGGGCGATCTTCTTCCCCGTCAGCGCCAACGAAACGCTGGGCGCGGCCAACAGCGCGATCATCGGCCGCTTCGGCGGCTGGTATGTCTATCTCGTCGCCGCGCTCATGCTCGTCTGCTTCCTGCTCGCGCTGGCCCCGCGCAGCGGCAGCCTCACCATCGGCCTTCCCGGCGAGAAGCCCGAATTCTCCCGGTTGAGCTGGTTCGCCATGCTGTTCGGCGCCGGCATCGGCATCGGGATGCTGACCTATTCCACCGGGGAACCGCTCGCCCATTTCACGAACAATCCCGAGATCATCGCGGGCACCATCAGCCCTGCATCGACCGAAGCCGTCATCCCCGCCTATCGCTACACTTTCCTGCACTGGGGGCTGGCCGCCTGGTGTACTTATGCGCTGGTCGGCCTCGCGATTGGCTATGTCGCCTATCGCCGGGATCTTCCGCTGACCGTCCGCTCGGCGCTCGCACCGCTGTTCGGCACCCGCATGTCGGGGCTCGGCGGGCATGTCGTCGACGTGGTCGCGGTCGTCGCCACCATCCTCGGCGTCGCGGTGACGATGGGGCTCGGTGTCGAACAGTTCGTCGCCGGGCTCGACCGCGTCGGCTTTGGCGATTGGCTGGTCGAGGACGGCAGCGCCACCCTGCCCGCCATCGTGCTCGCGCTCGTGGTCCTCGTCGGCGCTTCGACCATCAGCGCGCTGACCGGCGTCGGGCGCGGCATCAAATGGCTCTCGAACATCAACATGGGGCTGTCCTTCGCCCTCCTCGCGCTTTTCGCGGTGGCGGGTGCGAGCCTGTTCGCGCTCGAACTGCTCGGTGCCGGTATCCTAGACTATCTGCGCCACCTGCCCGAACTTTCGCTGCGCATCTATGGCGATGACGGCAGCGAGATTGCCACCGCGCAGCGCCAGTGGCAGCTCGACTGGTCGATCTTCTACTGGGCATGGTGGATCGCCTTTGCACCCTTCGTGGGCATGTTCATCGCCCGCATCTCGCGCGGGCGCACCATTCGCGAATATGTCTTCGGTGTCGTCCTCGTTCCCTCGCTGATCTGCTTCATCTGGATGACGCTGGCCGGTGGCACCGCCATCTCGCTCGAACTGTCGGGCGAGGCCGGCGGTCGCATTCTCGACACCGCGCTTTCCGACCAGCTCTACGCCACCATCGCGGTGCTCCTCGACCCGGGCGTCGCCGCCATCGTGTCGGGGCTCATCGTCTTCCTCTTGTTGACCTATCTCGTCACTTCGGTCGACAGCGCGATCCTCATCATCAACACGATCAACGGTGCCGGCGAGACCGAGGGACAGCGCCGTCGCCACATCATCTTCTGGGGCGCGGCCCTCGCCTTCATGGTCGGCTCGATGCTGGTGCTCGGCGGGATCGATGCGATCCGCACTACCATGATCCTCGGCGCGCTGCCCTTCTCCTTCGTCGTCGCCATCATGGCGGTCGCGATCGTGAAGGCGGTCGTTTGGGACCTCCGGCGCAAGCATCATGGTGTTTCCACCACTGCCACGACCGACGAATGGACCGAGAACACGCCGCCGCGCGACGGGGCCGATTAG
- a CDS encoding ShlB/FhaC/HecB family hemolysin secretion/activation protein: protein MTVLSLISAALLAPLPAPPASLPDHGIAVEGVTRYDADHLVHYAIQHIREAGETLTDHHLVEAVEILYREDGYFLAEATAYQRDGQWVLRVNEGRIDEIRIDGLDDDAARAIAERFTPLVGIDAPKQQDFDRRFLLADDLAGIDLRASLQHEGGDGAVLELHGTQRGPTFLVSLDTINIAPGTGGRLVLDSAVTSLLSTGDQLQATAVGTLEPDDGVGLAGILRYLTPLGSSGTFLEARAGTAFGERDIGTIRVDSTLEGKQAAIGIGHALVRKPGAFLMMIGEAEYRDAESRLGSSDFQSSSRALRAFLVGGHTADNGTFVEAELAASIGVSDDASLVAPGEDDAGFAHLNGVIGLALPLGGKSQVQVELAGQLAFDDLPALERYYAGHQPSLRGYGLGEAVGDDAAIGALSLDHLLEDGSDAQLSVFTFLEAGAFRQRANRLSAGDDYRLASTGAGVRAHISSGWGFESWLAVPLADGPRSDAGNLAIYARISKAFTR from the coding sequence ATGACGGTGCTATCGCTTATCTCGGCTGCATTGCTCGCGCCGCTGCCCGCGCCGCCCGCGAGCCTGCCCGACCATGGCATCGCTGTCGAAGGCGTCACCCGCTACGACGCCGACCACCTCGTCCATTATGCCATCCAGCATATCCGCGAGGCCGGCGAGACGCTGACCGACCACCACCTCGTCGAAGCGGTCGAGATCCTCTACCGTGAAGACGGCTATTTCCTCGCCGAAGCGACCGCCTACCAACGCGATGGCCAGTGGGTCCTTCGGGTCAACGAGGGCCGCATCGACGAGATACGCATCGACGGGCTCGATGATGACGCCGCCCGCGCCATCGCGGAACGCTTCACGCCCCTCGTGGGAATCGATGCGCCGAAACAGCAGGACTTCGACCGCCGCTTCCTCCTCGCCGACGACCTTGCCGGCATCGACCTTCGCGCAAGCCTCCAGCACGAGGGCGGGGACGGCGCGGTCCTTGAACTGCACGGGACGCAACGCGGGCCCACCTTTCTCGTCTCGCTCGATACGATCAACATCGCACCCGGCACCGGTGGCCGCCTCGTCCTCGACTCCGCCGTCACCTCGCTGCTGTCGACCGGCGACCAGCTCCAGGCCACCGCGGTCGGCACGCTCGAACCCGACGACGGGGTCGGACTGGCAGGCATCCTGCGATACCTCACCCCGCTTGGCAGCAGCGGCACCTTTCTCGAGGCGCGCGCCGGCACCGCCTTTGGCGAACGCGACATCGGCACGATCCGCGTCGACAGCACGCTTGAGGGCAAACAGGCCGCGATCGGCATCGGCCACGCCCTGGTGCGCAAGCCCGGCGCCTTTCTCATGATGATCGGCGAAGCCGAATATCGCGACGCCGAGAGCCGCCTCGGCAGCAGCGACTTCCAGAGCAGCAGCCGCGCACTGCGCGCCTTCCTCGTCGGGGGCCATACCGCCGACAATGGCACCTTTGTCGAAGCAGAACTGGCCGCGAGTATCGGCGTCAGCGACGACGCCTCGCTGGTTGCGCCGGGCGAGGACGATGCCGGCTTCGCGCATCTCAACGGCGTGATCGGACTCGCGCTGCCCCTCGGAGGAAAGAGCCAGGTCCAGGTCGAACTGGCGGGCCAACTCGCGTTCGACGACCTGCCCGCGCTCGAGCGCTATTATGCCGGTCACCAGCCCTCGCTACGCGGCTACGGCCTTGGCGAGGCGGTTGGCGACGATGCCGCGATCGGCGCGCTGTCGCTCGACCACCTCCTCGAGGATGGCAGTGATGCGCAGCTGTCGGTCTTCACCTTTCTCGAAGCCGGCGCTTTCCGCCAGCGCGCCAACCGCCTCTCTGCCGGAGACGACTATCGCCTCGCCTCGACCGGCGCGGGTGTACGCGCTCATATCTCGTCGGGGTGGGGATTCGAAAGCTGGCTCGCCGTTCCGCTCGCCGACGGACCGCGCAGCGACGCCGGCAACCTCGCCATCTATGCCCGCATCAGCAAGGCTTTCACCCGATGA